One Paroedura picta isolate Pp20150507F chromosome 16, Ppicta_v3.0, whole genome shotgun sequence genomic region harbors:
- the LRRC3C gene encoding leucine-rich repeat-containing protein 3C, which translates to MPFVDWFLYHSVAMWLLLQSFVLIAFCFHSATTFPKGCYPSNEDGLKTFRCSKAQLTVVPKDIPNDTHKLFLDYNQISFLPNDAFQNLPLLMELDLSHNVISRVEVGAFRGLPESLHSVDLSSNKLVSVNKDVFSPLKAKANLSTNPWLCDCTLQQLIERVELVAGTSDGIVCDTSVRKEHIGKPFLQLVGDIDFCNIYKKTTDIAMLVTMFGWFAMVISYLIYYVRQNQEDARRHLEYLKSLPSKQKKSEESSTISTVV; encoded by the coding sequence ATGCCTTTTGTGGACTGGTTCCTCTACCACTCCGTGGCCATGTGGCTGCTCCTCCAGAGCTTCGTCCTGATCGCCTTTTGCTTCCACTCGGCCACCACCTTTCCCAAGGGCTGTTACCCCTCCAACGAAGACGGCCTGAAAACGTTCCGTTGCAGCAAAGCCCAGCTGACGGTCGTCCCGAAGGACATCCCCAACGACACCCACAAACTCTTCCTGGATTACAACCAGATCTCCTTCCTACCCAATGATGCCTTCCAGAACTTGCCGCTTCTGATGGAGCTGGACCTGTCTCACAATGTCATCAGCCGGGTGGAAGTCGGGGCCTTCCGGGGCTTGCCGGAGAGCCTGCATTCTGTGGACTTGTCCTCGAACAAGCTGGTGTCGGTCAACAAGGACGTCTTCAGCCCGCTCAAAGCCAAAGCCAACCTCTCCACCAACCCTTGGCTCTGCGACTGCACCCTCCAGCAGCTCATCGAGAGGGTCGAGCTCGTCGCCGGCACTTCCGACGGAATCGTGTGCGACACTTCCGTGCGGAAGGAGCACATCGGCAAGCCGTTCCTGCAGCTGGTTGGGGACATTGACTTCTGCAACATCTACAAGAAGACCACCGACATCGCCATGCTGGTCACCATGTTCGGCTGGTTCGCCATGGTGATCTCGTACCTGATCTACTACGTCCGGCAGAACCAAGAGGACGCCCGGCGGCACCTGGAGTATCTCAAGTCCTTGCCCAGCAAGCAGAAGAAGTCCGAGGAGTCTTCGACGATTAGCACTGTGGTGTGA